The Salinispora tropica CNB-440 genome has a window encoding:
- a CDS encoding cytochrome P450 — MSAVLFRSWTKTAGTHWPAITRVADQQGTEHLVVTQHALVRQVLTDQLTYRPDNALDAVTPIPVAALRVLAGHRFRLPPTLANNGGVSHPAIRALVADALHPAKVAAQRPWLTGLVAERVAAIRRTLDSGGSTDLHAELNADLPLLVLARLVELPDAPVSAVKQFARAALELFWAPLDADRQLALADEVGRFHQVLREFADTGGGLAAALRATGHPPDVLVGALFFLLVAGQETTSQFLTLLLHRLADEPTVRAALRADSVSVADVVEEGLRLEPPIVTWRRVAAVDSTLGGSTVAAGTSVLLWLARAGRDPAVVPAPDEFRPGQRGSRRHLAFGAGAHRCLGDQLARMEAAVVVEQVTPLLDGVTVVRPPWYPDNLTFRMPDAFVVRR, encoded by the coding sequence GTGTCCGCCGTGCTGTTCCGGAGCTGGACGAAGACCGCCGGCACCCACTGGCCGGCCATCACCCGGGTGGCTGACCAGCAGGGCACCGAACACCTGGTGGTGACCCAGCACGCGCTGGTCCGGCAGGTGCTCACCGACCAGTTGACCTACCGCCCGGACAATGCCCTGGACGCCGTCACCCCGATCCCGGTGGCCGCCCTGCGGGTGCTCGCCGGACACCGTTTCCGCCTCCCCCCGACCCTGGCCAACAACGGCGGCGTGAGCCACCCGGCGATCCGCGCCCTCGTCGCCGACGCGCTGCATCCAGCGAAGGTCGCCGCCCAACGGCCCTGGCTGACCGGGCTGGTGGCCGAGCGGGTAGCCGCGATCCGCCGCACCCTCGACTCTGGTGGCTCCACCGACCTGCACGCCGAGCTCAATGCCGACCTGCCGCTGCTGGTGCTGGCCCGCCTGGTCGAACTCCCGGACGCCCCGGTCTCCGCGGTGAAGCAGTTCGCCCGCGCGGCGCTGGAGCTGTTCTGGGCCCCGCTGGACGCCGACCGCCAGCTGGCCCTGGCCGACGAGGTCGGCCGGTTCCACCAGGTGCTGCGGGAGTTCGCGGACACCGGCGGTGGGCTGGCCGCTGCCCTGCGGGCCACTGGGCACCCACCCGACGTGCTGGTCGGCGCACTGTTCTTCCTGCTGGTAGCCGGCCAGGAGACCACGTCGCAGTTCCTCACCCTGCTCCTGCACCGGCTGGCCGACGAACCGACGGTCCGCGCCGCGCTGCGAGCCGACAGCGTCTCGGTGGCCGATGTGGTCGAGGAGGGGCTGCGGCTGGAGCCGCCGATCGTCACCTGGCGGCGGGTCGCCGCCGTGGACAGCACACTGGGCGGGAGCACCGTGGCGGCGGGCACCAGTGTTCTGCTGTGGCTGGCCCGTGCCGGCCGTGACCCGGCCGTCGTGCCGGCGCCCGACGAGTTCCGGCCCGGCCAACGGGGGTCTCGTCGGCACCTTGCCTTCGGGGCGGGCGCCCACCGCTGCCTCGGCGACCAACTGGCCCGGATGGAGGCGGCGGTGGTGGTCGAGCAGGTCACCCCACTACTCGACGGGGTGACGGTGGTGCGTCCCCCGTGGTATCCGGACAACCTCACCTTCCGGATGCCGGACGCCTTCGTGGTCCGCCGCTGA
- a CDS encoding response regulator — protein MIRVYLLDDHEVVRRGLADLLTASGDIEVVGESGLAQEAARRIPALRPDVAILDARLPDGNGIDVCRDIRALDSSIKGLILTSYEDDEALFAAIMAGAAGYVLKQIRGTDLVDAVRRVSAGQSLLDPAITTRVLERIRSGVEQPRELKSLTDQERRILEYVAEGLTNREIAGKMFLAEKTVKNYVSSMLAKLGLERRTQAAVLATRLLGKAH, from the coding sequence ATGATCCGCGTGTACCTACTCGACGACCATGAGGTCGTCCGTCGTGGCCTTGCCGACCTGCTCACGGCCAGCGGCGACATTGAGGTTGTCGGCGAGTCCGGCCTGGCGCAGGAGGCGGCCCGCCGCATCCCGGCGCTCCGGCCCGACGTGGCGATCCTCGACGCGCGGCTGCCCGACGGCAACGGCATCGACGTGTGCCGTGACATCCGGGCCCTGGACTCGTCGATCAAGGGCTTGATTCTCACCTCGTACGAGGACGACGAGGCGCTCTTCGCGGCGATCATGGCCGGCGCGGCCGGCTACGTGCTCAAGCAGATCCGCGGCACCGACCTGGTGGACGCGGTCCGTCGGGTGTCCGCCGGGCAGTCGCTGCTCGACCCCGCGATCACCACCCGGGTGCTGGAGCGGATCCGCAGCGGCGTCGAGCAGCCCCGGGAGCTGAAGTCCCTGACGGATCAGGAGCGGCGGATCCTGGAGTACGTGGCCGAGGGCCTCACCAACCGGGAGATCGCCGGCAAGATGTTCCTCGCCGAGAAGACCGTGAAGAACTACGTCTCCAGCATGCTGGCGAAGCTCGGCCTGGAGCGGCGGACGCAGGCAGCCGTGCTCGCCACCCGCCTGCTCGGCAAGGCCCACTGA
- a CDS encoding Acg family FMN-binding oxidoreductase → MDAYYTLAQLRAAAADAIRAPSLHNTQPWRFRLRDGGIEVLVDPSRRLPATDPNGWGIRIAAGAALFNLRLALAAAETPAAVRLRPYPAEPDVVARLVPDRPRRCTPIEQALYAAIPRRFSNRAPFQPDPVPADARWRLTEAARAEECWLELLIGTSAVNAFAEIARGAHHVLERNPSYRAERERWVHHDEAPDGVPATAGGPPFEPQDLLPARAFGGRERAPGRDFEPEPLVAVLGGPGNTAVDQVIAGQALQRTLLTATDAGLSVSMLSQPIEVPTAREQLRLSLGRYGTPQMVMRVGYGQPGWPTPRREIDEVLDLTVPQL, encoded by the coding sequence ATGGACGCTTACTACACCTTAGCGCAGCTACGTGCCGCCGCGGCCGACGCCATCCGTGCCCCGTCGCTGCACAACACGCAGCCGTGGCGGTTCCGCCTGCGCGACGGAGGGATCGAGGTGCTCGTGGACCCGTCCCGGCGGCTGCCCGCCACCGACCCGAACGGCTGGGGGATCCGCATCGCCGCCGGGGCGGCGCTGTTCAACCTACGGCTCGCCCTGGCCGCGGCGGAGACGCCGGCGGCCGTACGGCTGCGCCCGTATCCGGCCGAGCCCGACGTGGTGGCCCGACTGGTCCCGGACCGGCCGCGCCGCTGCACCCCGATCGAGCAGGCCCTCTATGCGGCGATCCCCCGCCGGTTCAGCAACCGCGCTCCCTTCCAGCCCGACCCGGTACCAGCCGACGCCCGGTGGCGCCTCACCGAGGCGGCCCGGGCCGAGGAGTGCTGGCTGGAGCTGCTGATCGGCACGAGCGCGGTGAACGCGTTTGCGGAGATCGCCCGGGGCGCTCACCACGTGCTGGAACGCAACCCGTCATACCGCGCCGAACGAGAGAGGTGGGTCCACCACGACGAGGCCCCCGACGGGGTGCCAGCGACCGCCGGTGGCCCACCGTTCGAGCCGCAGGACCTGCTGCCGGCGCGCGCCTTCGGCGGCCGGGAACGTGCCCCTGGCCGCGACTTCGAACCGGAACCCCTTGTCGCGGTCCTCGGCGGCCCCGGCAACACCGCCGTCGACCAGGTCATCGCCGGGCAGGCACTCCAACGCACGCTGCTCACCGCAACCGATGCCGGGCTCTCCGTATCGATGCTCTCCCAACCCATCGAGGTACCCACCGCCCGCGAACAACTCCGACTCTCGCTGGGGCGCTACGGCACCCCGCAGATGGTGATGCGGGTCGGCTATGGCCAACCCGGCTGGCCCACGCCCCGCCGCGAGATTGACGAGGTGCTCGACCTGACCGTCCCGCAGCTCTGA
- a CDS encoding TetR/AcrR family transcriptional regulator, with the protein MTRRAAEVRLDALLRTACDVIVERGLANTRTADVAQAAGVSQALVFYHFATKDRLLAEAFAYAVEQDLTRLDAVMRSSAPPLTKLRRLVRLYTPAGRPTSWAMWIDGWAESLRTPELEKTSRRLDLRWRQDLAAVIADGVANHTFECADPAGAAWRISAVMDGLAVQLAVHSRVISRRQFTEWVRLVTARELGLDPAQLD; encoded by the coding sequence GTGACGAGACGTGCGGCCGAGGTCCGCCTGGATGCCCTGCTGCGCACCGCCTGTGACGTGATCGTGGAACGCGGATTGGCGAACACCCGCACCGCGGACGTGGCACAGGCGGCCGGGGTGAGTCAGGCACTGGTCTTCTACCACTTCGCCACCAAGGACCGGCTACTCGCCGAGGCGTTCGCGTACGCCGTCGAGCAGGATCTCACCCGGCTGGACGCGGTGATGCGCTCCAGCGCCCCGCCGCTGACCAAGCTCCGCCGGCTGGTGCGGCTCTACACACCCGCCGGCCGCCCCACCTCGTGGGCCATGTGGATCGACGGCTGGGCCGAGTCGCTGCGTACGCCGGAGTTGGAGAAGACCTCCCGACGGCTGGACCTGCGCTGGCGGCAGGACCTGGCGGCGGTGATCGCCGACGGGGTAGCCAACCACACCTTCGAGTGCGCCGACCCGGCCGGCGCCGCGTGGCGGATCAGCGCCGTGATGGACGGTCTCGCCGTCCAGCTCGCGGTGCACAGCCGGGTGATCTCCCGACGCCAGTTCACCGAGTGGGTACGCCTGGTGACCGCCCGGGAGCTGGGACTCGACCCGGCGCAGCTGGACTGA
- a CDS encoding NAD-dependent epimerase/dehydratase family protein, whose amino-acid sequence MRLLVLGGTGFVGGAVVRAGLRRDWAVTVFNRGRHGTTPTGVRRLRGDRTAPGGLASLAGQEWDLVVDTWDGAPRAAGDSARALAGQVGRYVYVSSGSVYAEPVALGSAEDAPVVDAAPDAVEADYPSNKAGAERAVREVYGQLALIARAGLILGPGEDIGRLPWWLERITRGGDVLAPGPADLALQYVDVRDLAAFLLDPRVPGGTFNVVSRTGHATMGELLAACVAATGADARLCWVEPERILAAGVVPWNDLPVWIPAGHPYRWLQERDVRAAFAAGLVCRPVVDTVADTWSWLRAAGAVPPRAGRPQRAPVGLDPAREAVLLSTGR is encoded by the coding sequence ATGAGACTGTTGGTGCTGGGCGGCACGGGATTCGTCGGCGGGGCGGTGGTCCGTGCGGGGCTACGCCGGGACTGGGCGGTGACGGTGTTCAACCGGGGCCGCCACGGGACTACGCCGACCGGGGTGCGGCGGCTGCGGGGCGACCGGACCGCACCGGGCGGGCTGGCCTCGCTCGCCGGCCAGGAGTGGGACCTGGTCGTCGACACCTGGGACGGGGCGCCCCGGGCTGCCGGGGATTCGGCACGGGCTCTGGCCGGGCAGGTCGGACGCTACGTCTACGTCTCCAGCGGCTCGGTCTACGCCGAGCCGGTGGCGTTGGGGTCGGCGGAGGATGCTCCGGTGGTCGACGCCGCGCCCGACGCCGTCGAGGCCGACTACCCGTCCAACAAGGCCGGTGCCGAGCGGGCTGTTCGGGAGGTATACGGCCAGCTGGCGCTGATCGCCCGGGCCGGGTTGATCCTTGGGCCTGGTGAGGACATCGGTCGGTTGCCGTGGTGGTTGGAGCGGATCACCCGTGGCGGTGACGTGTTGGCGCCCGGCCCGGCCGACCTTGCCCTGCAGTACGTTGACGTCCGCGACCTGGCGGCGTTCCTGCTTGACCCGAGGGTGCCCGGTGGGACGTTCAACGTGGTCAGCCGTACCGGGCACGCGACGATGGGGGAGTTGCTCGCTGCCTGCGTCGCGGCGACGGGGGCCGACGCCCGCCTGTGCTGGGTCGAACCGGAGCGGATTCTGGCGGCCGGCGTGGTGCCGTGGAACGACCTGCCGGTGTGGATTCCGGCCGGGCATCCGTACCGCTGGTTGCAGGAGCGCGACGTGCGGGCCGCGTTCGCCGCCGGGCTGGTGTGCCGCCCGGTGGTCGACACCGTGGCCGACACCTGGTCCTGGCTGCGGGCGGCGGGTGCCGTGCCGCCCCGCGCGGGCCGTCCGCAACGCGCCCCGGTGGGCCTGGACCCGGCCCGGGAGGCGGTGCTGCTGTCGACTGGGCGCTGA
- a CDS encoding GAF domain-containing sensor histidine kinase: MTPSPQHEPHATPSLGLTPLSRVHLDELLQEMLDRVSQVVASRERLRALLDAVVGISTDLDLRSTLQRIVEAASELAGARYGALGVLGRDRTLHDFVTHGIDDEQRAKIGELPHGRGVLGLLIDDPRPVRMPDITQHPDSYGFPPNHPPMRSFLGVPVRIRDQVFGNLYLAEKRDAAEFTEDDEEIVVALAAAAGVAIENARLYELAHRRERWLAAAAEITTLLLGEVHRTDALSLVARRAREVAEAELALVLLYDPGADTFTVDVVDGAGEQAAALVGTVLPAADTSFGAAVIHGRHDRVADLAYAAPWPALFDTGPAVLSPLATADTLHGVLVVAYSADHDDTSEDDLALLGSFAAQAALAMERARGQEERELLVVLEDRERIARDLHDVVIQRLFATGLQLQSAVPMSTRPELANRINAAVDDLDATIKDIRRTIFELRTPMTAQLRSEIREAVEDAAESLGFRPALELAGPIDSAVSDELRPDLTAVLREALSNAVRHARAQRVAVTVQVAAGQVSVTVTDDGVGCDPAAARGGLVNLRERAERHGGVFEVRPEHPHGTRLYWSVPLDS; this comes from the coding sequence GTCCCGGGTTCACCTGGACGAGCTGCTGCAGGAGATGCTGGACCGGGTCAGCCAGGTCGTCGCCAGTCGGGAACGACTGCGGGCCCTGCTCGACGCGGTGGTCGGGATCAGCACCGACCTCGACCTGCGCAGCACGCTGCAACGCATCGTCGAGGCGGCCTCCGAGCTGGCCGGGGCCCGCTACGGCGCGCTCGGCGTCCTCGGCCGGGACCGGACGCTGCACGACTTCGTCACCCACGGTATCGACGACGAGCAGCGCGCCAAGATCGGTGAGCTGCCGCACGGCCGTGGCGTCCTCGGCCTGTTGATCGACGATCCACGCCCGGTGCGGATGCCCGACATCACCCAGCACCCCGACTCCTACGGCTTCCCGCCGAACCACCCGCCGATGCGCAGCTTCCTCGGGGTACCGGTGCGGATCCGGGACCAGGTCTTCGGCAACCTCTACCTGGCCGAGAAGCGGGACGCGGCCGAGTTCACCGAGGACGACGAGGAGATCGTCGTGGCGCTCGCCGCGGCGGCCGGGGTGGCGATCGAGAACGCCCGCCTCTACGAGCTGGCGCACCGGCGGGAGCGGTGGCTGGCCGCCGCCGCCGAGATCACCACGCTGCTGCTCGGCGAGGTCCACCGGACCGATGCGCTGTCGCTGGTGGCGCGGCGTGCCCGGGAGGTCGCCGAGGCGGAGCTGGCGCTGGTGCTGCTCTACGACCCCGGCGCGGACACCTTCACCGTTGACGTGGTCGACGGCGCGGGTGAGCAGGCCGCTGCCCTGGTCGGCACCGTCCTACCCGCCGCCGACACCAGTTTCGGCGCCGCCGTCATCCATGGTCGGCACGACCGGGTGGCGGACCTCGCCTACGCCGCGCCCTGGCCGGCGCTGTTCGACACCGGGCCGGCGGTACTCTCCCCACTGGCGACCGCGGACACCCTGCACGGCGTGCTGGTGGTGGCGTACAGCGCTGACCACGATGACACCAGCGAGGACGACCTGGCGCTGCTGGGCAGCTTCGCCGCACAGGCCGCGCTGGCCATGGAGCGGGCCCGGGGTCAGGAGGAGCGGGAGCTGCTGGTGGTCCTGGAGGACCGCGAGCGGATCGCCCGGGACCTACACGACGTGGTGATTCAGCGATTGTTCGCCACCGGTCTGCAGTTGCAGAGCGCGGTGCCGATGAGCACCCGCCCCGAACTCGCCAACCGGATCAACGCTGCGGTGGACGACCTGGACGCCACGATCAAGGACATCCGCCGCACCATTTTCGAGCTGCGTACGCCGATGACCGCGCAGCTGCGGTCAGAGATCCGGGAGGCGGTCGAGGACGCCGCCGAGTCGCTGGGCTTCCGGCCCGCGCTGGAGTTGGCCGGCCCGATCGACAGCGCCGTCTCGGACGAGTTGCGTCCCGATCTCACGGCCGTGCTCCGGGAGGCGCTGTCGAACGCGGTGCGCCACGCCCGGGCCCAGCGCGTCGCGGTCACTGTCCAGGTGGCGGCCGGCCAGGTTTCGGTGACCGTCACCGACGACGGGGTCGGCTGCGATCCGGCCGCCGCCCGGGGTGGGCTGGTCAACCTGCGCGAACGCGCCGAGCGCCACGGTGGGGTCTTCGAGGTGCGACCGGAGCACCCGCACGGCACCCGGCTGTACTGGTCCGTGCCGCTGGACAGCTGA
- a CDS encoding class I SAM-dependent methyltransferase gives MSELATAFVRLHARLTPVAFVPEVRLHQADDAVGLWELTEGEFRSDQPPPFWAFAWAGGQALARYVTDHPDLVAGRRVLDLAAGSGLVAIAAARAGATAVRAVEVDPLAVAAVAVNAEANGVRLDAELADILDGDAGDAEVVLAGDVFYSAAMARRMLRFLLTAARAGATVLVGDPDRAFLPRDRFDPVASYEVPVPETLESVRVKRATVWRLRARLPGTAR, from the coding sequence GTGTCCGAACTCGCCACCGCCTTCGTCCGACTGCACGCCCGGCTCACGCCGGTCGCCTTCGTCCCCGAGGTACGACTCCACCAGGCCGACGACGCGGTCGGGCTCTGGGAACTGACCGAGGGTGAGTTCCGCAGTGACCAACCGCCCCCCTTCTGGGCCTTCGCCTGGGCCGGCGGGCAGGCCCTCGCCCGATACGTCACCGACCACCCCGACCTGGTCGCCGGTCGGCGAGTTCTCGACCTGGCCGCCGGCTCGGGTCTGGTGGCCATCGCCGCGGCCCGCGCCGGCGCCACCGCCGTCCGCGCGGTCGAGGTCGACCCGCTGGCCGTCGCGGCCGTCGCCGTCAACGCCGAGGCCAACGGGGTACGCCTCGACGCCGAGCTGGCCGACATCCTCGACGGCGACGCGGGCGACGCCGAGGTCGTCCTCGCCGGCGACGTGTTCTACAGCGCGGCGATGGCGAGGCGCATGCTCCGCTTCCTGCTCACCGCCGCCCGCGCGGGGGCCACGGTGCTGGTCGGCGACCCCGACCGCGCGTTCCTGCCCCGCGACCGCTTCGACCCGGTGGCCAGCTACGAGGTGCCGGTGCCCGAGACGCTGGAAAGCGTACGCGTGAAGCGTGCCACGGTGTGGCGACTGCGAGCCAGGCTGCCCGGAACGGCCCGCTAG